The window CAGCCTAGGAATCTCCGTCGGGGCACAGTAGCGATTGCAGCCGATTCAACGAGCGCGTTAGCATCACGCGAATTGCACCGTCGGTCTTGCCGAGCCGCTCGGCAATTTGCTTCGAAGCCAGTCCCTCGACATAACGCAGTCGCAGCGCTTCGCGCTGCTCGTCCGGCAGAATCGACAGCGCTTCGGTCAGCCGCTCTTGCTTGACGTTGCGCGAAAAAATCTTACTGGCCGTGGTCATGCTGGCAACCAGCATATCGATCACTTGCGCCCGGCTTTCGTCGGCCGATCCCTTGTCGATCGATACCTCGCGGCCGGCAT is drawn from Pirellulales bacterium and contains these coding sequences:
- a CDS encoding sigma-70 family RNA polymerase sigma factor, translated to MSTDADEVVERIRQGDAQALADFIAARRLPLLAYVERRLGSALRRKLEPEDVFQDVSAEAVRSLATADAIGREPFGWLCQIAERRIIDAHRRFFGAAKRDAGREVSIDKGSADESRAQVIDMLVASMTTASKIFSRNVKQERLTEALSILPDEQREALRLRYVEGLASKQIAERLGKTDGAIRVMLTRSLNRLQSLLCPDGDS